A DNA window from Candidatus Cloacimonadota bacterium contains the following coding sequences:
- the mltG gene encoding endolytic transglycosylase MltG produces MIKFRYLSILVIILALIGLGFAAHEIFTVQNSLERIVRINPGDNARTIGLKLKKAGIISQVESFRILAKLRRADKSLKAGTYVFGGNSNLWQTVSRLNDGVSENIRIRIPEGFSLYRTLLRIEAGGLADYQSLYAAATDTALVRRLTGLPLKSLEGFLYPETYLFAVPSSPDTILSIMTQEFFRKINRAGIDMQQIDDFYDKLILASIIEKEAGNSSERPIVAGVFERRLRFGMALQSCPTVDYILEKRGIRREVLTNSDTEIVSDYNTYRITGLPPTPISNPQVESILAALNPAQHNYLYFFSDRKGNNVFSKSYEEHLRLQRQMGL; encoded by the coding sequence ATGATAAAGTTTCGATACCTGAGTATCTTGGTAATTATCTTAGCCTTAATCGGGCTTGGCTTTGCTGCACATGAGATTTTTACGGTTCAAAATTCTTTGGAACGCATCGTTCGCATTAATCCCGGTGATAATGCACGCACTATTGGACTTAAGCTAAAAAAAGCGGGAATAATCTCCCAAGTTGAAAGCTTTCGCATCCTTGCCAAACTTCGCCGGGCAGATAAATCCCTCAAAGCTGGAACCTATGTATTTGGCGGCAACAGCAATCTTTGGCAAACAGTTTCGCGCTTAAATGATGGCGTTTCCGAAAACATTCGCATCAGGATTCCGGAAGGCTTTTCGCTTTATCGCACATTATTGCGCATTGAAGCGGGTGGTTTGGCAGATTACCAAAGTCTCTATGCTGCCGCTACAGATACTGCATTGGTAAGGCGTCTTACTGGACTCCCCCTCAAAAGCTTGGAAGGTTTTTTGTATCCCGAAACATATCTATTTGCAGTACCCAGTTCTCCCGATACAATTCTTTCTATCATGACGCAAGAATTTTTCCGAAAAATCAATCGAGCCGGGATCGATATGCAACAAATCGATGATTTTTACGATAAGCTCATTTTGGCTTCCATCATCGAAAAGGAAGCCGGCAATTCTTCAGAACGGCCTATTGTGGCAGGCGTGTTTGAACGTAGATTACGCTTTGGCATGGCTCTACAAAGTTGCCCAACAGTAGATTATATTTTGGAAAAAAGAGGGATCCGCAGGGAAGTGCTTACAAATTCAGATACCGAGATTGTTTCAGATTACAATACTTACCGCATTACCGGTTTACCGCCCACCCCTATCTCCAATCCTCAAGTAGAATCTATCCTGGCAGCACTAAATCCTGCCCAACATAATTATCTCTATTTCTTTTCGGATCGGAAGGGCAACAACGTCTTTAGTAAAAGTTACGAAGAACATCTTCGCTTGCAAAGGCAGATGGGGCTATAG
- the ruvX gene encoding Holliday junction resolvase RuvX has translation MTGRIMAIDYGSKRIGIAFSDSLRIFAKAHSVLENCPFDELLIQIKSLAEAQNAGLIIVGMPYAIDGSYSPKTIETAKFYKKLQESLSIPVVSYDERYSSQEAEVELKKMGKSWQESRKMVDAMAAAMILKSYLENEEKS, from the coding sequence ATGACCGGTAGAATTATGGCAATCGACTATGGTAGCAAGCGTATAGGGATTGCCTTCTCAGATTCTTTACGTATTTTTGCAAAGGCCCATTCTGTATTAGAGAACTGTCCTTTCGATGAATTACTTATACAAATAAAAAGCTTGGCGGAAGCACAAAACGCAGGTTTGATAATTGTGGGTATGCCCTATGCCATAGATGGAAGCTACAGCCCAAAAACCATTGAAACGGCAAAGTTTTATAAAAAGTTGCAGGAAAGTTTGTCAATACCCGTAGTATCTTACGATGAAAGATATAGTTCACAAGAAGCTGAAGTTGAGCTCAAAAAAATGGGAAAAAGCTGGCAGGAATCCCGAAAAATGGTTGATGCCATGGCAGCAGCGATGATCCTAAAATCTTATTTGGAGAATGAAGAAAAGTCATGA
- a CDS encoding DUF4080 domain-containing protein, with the protein MKRILFVALNSSWSQSNLALYYLREIVCDLGFNQQMCAFTLKEPLHQIMEDIYGRKPDIICFSAYIWNKIYWLSMQIELAKVLPECVFVVGGPEAQAFKSAVNTKVILGAGEARFRYLAKHNFDLAADLSEIPPIPLKDIPFPYQISDKEVLQNHLIYYECYRGCPYSCVYCLSAGDNRHEMRFDVQDENSLIKLNRELRLLAKLKPKTLKFIDRSFNVQKQIAHAIWDFAIKGDFDFDFHFEIYPDLLDEQDIQKLSKAPPGRIRFEIGIQSTNEYVLRQCGRISSWSKTCEALKELKARTQVRIHADLIAGLPNEDFSSVIRSLNELCACEPDAVQLGMLKILPDTPMLKIASELGYLWMDQPPYQVLASDALSFNELNVLQDYAHLLSLYWNKEEHPQLWHQLLQKYPANVILEKLRHLHIIKQIPLHSVARQKRESMMQELLQNLSCYD; encoded by the coding sequence ATGAAAAGAATTCTTTTTGTCGCCTTAAATAGCAGTTGGAGCCAATCTAATCTCGCCTTATATTACCTGCGAGAGATTGTCTGCGATCTGGGTTTTAACCAGCAAATGTGTGCTTTTACTCTTAAGGAGCCTCTGCACCAAATAATGGAAGATATCTACGGCAGAAAGCCCGATATAATTTGTTTTTCAGCATATATCTGGAACAAGATTTATTGGTTAAGCATGCAAATTGAGTTAGCAAAAGTTTTGCCTGAATGTGTATTCGTAGTTGGAGGCCCGGAAGCACAAGCTTTCAAAAGCGCAGTCAACACAAAAGTCATATTGGGTGCCGGAGAAGCAAGATTTAGATATTTAGCAAAGCACAACTTCGATTTAGCTGCAGACCTAAGTGAAATTCCTCCAATTCCTCTAAAAGACATTCCCTTTCCTTACCAAATATCAGATAAAGAGGTTCTTCAGAATCACTTAATCTATTACGAATGCTATCGCGGTTGCCCCTATTCCTGTGTATACTGCCTTTCGGCTGGCGATAATCGTCATGAAATGCGTTTTGATGTCCAAGACGAAAACTCGCTCATAAAGCTCAACCGGGAACTCCGGTTATTAGCAAAACTTAAGCCCAAGACGCTCAAGTTTATAGATCGGAGTTTTAACGTTCAAAAGCAAATTGCACACGCTATTTGGGATTTTGCCATAAAAGGTGATTTTGATTTTGATTTTCATTTCGAAATCTATCCGGATTTGCTGGATGAGCAAGACATTCAAAAGCTTAGTAAAGCACCACCAGGGCGCATACGTTTCGAAATTGGCATCCAAAGCACTAATGAATATGTGCTTAGGCAGTGTGGGAGGATTTCAAGCTGGAGCAAAACCTGTGAAGCCCTAAAAGAATTAAAGGCAAGAACTCAGGTTAGGATTCATGCCGATCTCATTGCCGGCTTGCCGAATGAAGATTTTAGCTCGGTTATACGTTCATTAAATGAACTGTGTGCATGTGAGCCGGATGCAGTACAATTAGGTATGCTAAAGATTTTGCCAGATACACCCATGTTAAAGATTGCCTCAGAGTTAGGCTATTTGTGGATGGATCAACCACCCTATCAAGTACTTGCATCCGATGCCTTAAGTTTTAACGAACTGAATGTATTACAAGATTATGCTCATCTATTGAGCTTATATTGGAACAAGGAAGAACACCCCCAATTATGGCATCAGCTATTGCAAAAGTATCCGGCAAACGTGATCTTGGAAAAACTACGTCATTTGCATATTATCAAACAAATTCCCTTGCATAGCGTAGCGCGACAAAAACGGGAGTCTATGATGCAAGAGCTACTACAAAACCTAAGCTGTTATGATTGA